CCCATTCAACCAACAATACTTATTTACACTTGTGCAAGATACCCATTTGTGTTAGTGAGTGTGACCCACAGCTGTTTTTTCTTGTTCGACAATCGATTTTAGTCATATGACTATAACTATAGATGTATTTACAGAAACCCTAGGGACCAATGTTTTCTCTGCACTACTTTAGTTTTGAATTATAAAAATAGTTTTCCATACTGATTCCTGCTTCCAGATCTTTTAAGTTGAATGAAAAGAAGTTCCAGACTTGCTGTAGTATTTGGTAGGGATCATAATTCCTCAAGAATTCTGTAATGCTTAATGCCAGTCTTGAGTAGTATTGTCGGGGGATCAAACCGACAACTCAGATTATCCTTACTGGCAAAACTATTCTGGCTTTAAACTTTCTTTTTGCAATAAACTCCAGGATACCATGTCGGATCACCTGATGGATGGAGCGCAGTGTACAATTTCTATGCAATGAGTGACAGTTCAAAGTGGCAGCCAAAGTTTGCTGTTTTTGGAGACTTTGGTAGTTCAAATGCTCAGTCATTGGGTCGCCTCCAGAAAGAGACACAGGAAGGGCACTTTGATTTTGCAGTCCATGTTGGTAGGTACATAGTAGTGAAAGAAATTCTTCTTTATCCTGATAGGTTATCCTAAAAAAGTCTAAAGTACATTGTTGTAGTTTGTTTCCTGTTAAGATAACCACTGCAACAACCTTCAACTCTGCTAGATGACTTTCATTTGCCATCAACCTCTGGAAATATCTCAGTTGATATTCATGTGAGTGGTTTTTTATCACTTCATGGCAAAAGGCTTAtaatatgttttctttcatttgacAGGTGACTTGGCTTATAACCTACACACAGTAAGTATGATGACACTTGTACATTTTCTAAGAATCAAGTGTTCAGAATTGATTGAAAAGTCATACATCTACAGAAAGAAATCAGAATGGACATAAGTAGGAAGAACCACAATAGGAATTTAAATCCTGATACATCGATTTGAAAGAGGAGTTAGTAACTGATACCTTATAGAGCAATTAGCTGTAATCAATGGTTAGGAAGTAACCATTTCATTATAGTTGTGAATGTTTGTCTTCTAGTATGATGCCACAGTTGGGGACCAGTTCATGAGACAGATGGAGCCTATAGCTGCTTACCTTCCTTACATGACTTGTGTGGGGAACCATGAATGGGCGTAGTAAGTTACTGGCATAAATTATAGATCCGACATGTGAATTACTTCAGACAGACCAGTACACAACTTTGCAAATGTGacatcaaattttgaaatgaggAAGCTGACTTGTGATGTACTGTGATAAACAGGGTCTGATCAGAACATGGTTCTGTGCCTGCAAACAGCGTGAAACCCTGCCTCAGCTGTGAATGTTATAAATCTGACAGTTTTAGCAGAACTTTTTAATCAACTGTTGCAATTGAATTGTTCACAGGTCCAAAGAATGATATGAATTCATCTAATTTCAGTAACTTCTCCAACTATAAGTACAGGTTTTCTATGCCAGCTGCTGGGGGTGATGGACAAAACATGTACTTCAGGTAGGTAGCAAAGTGGTTTAAAttgtatgaagtttttgaaAGCATATTGACTGAGTCGTTCCTGATAATTTTCGTTGCCAGTCTGAAACTTATCCTTGGTGTCTGATACTTGCATCATCAGGTTTCATTACAAAAGGCTGTTTTTCTTTCAGTTATGATGTTGGGCCCATTCATTTCATTGCCTGGGCGAACGAATTATACTACTACACATACTATGGTATCGAACAGATATTCAACCAGTACAAATGGCTTGAAAATGATTTGAAGGTTTGTATGCTCCCAAATTTTATCTTGCACTGAACCCAGTGGTCAGTTAACCTGGTCAAGGGACCTCTTTTTACTTTTGTTGCCAATCGAGTCATTGAACTATCATCCCAGTTTACTCCCTGGAGGGAGCACTGTCTGACAGGCAGTCTGGTCTGGGGGCTCGTTGTACTTTCGTCACCAATTGAGGGGTTGCTACCCTCCAGGTCCATTCCCTAGAGGGACAGGCTGAGTGAATATACCAATATCACTTAATCTTAGTTGTTCGAATTTTTGTTAATAAAACCAACTTGTTTTTGTTCTTCAGAAAGCAAACCTACCAGAGAATCGAGCTAAGCATCCATGGATCATTGTATATGGACACAGGCCAATGTATTGCAGCAATTCAGATGATGGGCAACACTGTATCAACTTGAACAATACAGTATGCATCTCAATGACACTGGTTTATTTGGCTAAATTTCCTCCTCTGAGAGCAAAAATGCTTTTCGCCTCTATATCCTCAGAAGATTATATGTATTTGGGGACTGCATGCCCACATGAGTGAAGATTGTATTTGAATTGGCTATTTGCCACTTCGAATGAAAGCAAATTAATTGACTTGATACCCGGCCAAGAGTAATATTTTGAGCTACAATTCCTCTAATTCTTTTGCCTAAGGGCTCCATTTATGCCCTGGGGCTCCATTTATGGGCTATGGGCTTCACTTATGCGCCTGATGTTGTCCTCTTCTTGTTTCAGTGTCGCGTTGGCTATAAAGAGGGTGGCTGGAAAAGTCCCGAAGATCTCTTCTACAACTACGGCGTTGAcgtcatgttgtctgctcatgaacATTCCTATGAGAGATGCTTCCCTGTGTATAATCTTACAGTGTGTAATGGGACTGGGTCAAACCCTTATAACAACCCTGATGCTCCTGTACATATCATCACTGGCTCGGCGGTAAGTGGTCATTTTAACAATTCATGAATTCTATAAAGCCACCTGGTCTGTCCACGTTACAGCAGCAAAAACTAGCCAACCTCATTGCAGCCAAGCTGTTAAGGCCTGTGATCTTGTTGTAATCATTTCACTTGGGGTTGAATGGTTCTCTAATGTTTTACATGATTCCATTATATGAGGTCTGTGATCAGAGCATTATGCCAGGGAAGCATGAGAacattttttgattgaaatgaGATATTGTTGATTCATTTGATGATTATATGGATTTTCGAGGCTGTCATGGTGGGAAAATGTTGTAAAGACATCCTGTCATGAACCAAGCTGGGTGCCAGGTGGGTGGCTAATTCCACACCATCAGACGGAGAAGAGCTCACGTTAACTAGCCACCCAGGTCAGACCTCCGTGGTGAAAAAAACTGCCTCTTGGCCTGGAGCCATCCTGAAAATCATCTATTATACTTGCTCTATTGTAGAACTATATTGGAGATGTGTTTGTATTGTAGGGTTGCAGTGAAGGTACAGACCCATT
Above is a window of Lineus longissimus chromosome 3, tnLinLong1.2, whole genome shotgun sequence DNA encoding:
- the LOC135484448 gene encoding acid phosphatase type 7-like; amino-acid sequence: MELGILLTGVCLSLISSCSGQTYNQPEQIHINYGVDPTVMTVTWVTFSDTPVSIAEYGEAMLSKVAKGVSDKFIDGGAMKRIIFMHRVNMTGLTPGKQYRYHVGSPDGWSAVYNFYAMSDSSKWQPKFAVFGDFGSSNAQSLGRLQKETQEGHFDFAVHVGDLAYNLHTYDATVGDQFMRQMEPIAAYLPYMTCVGNHEWAYNFSNYKYRFSMPAAGGDGQNMYFSYDVGPIHFIAWANELYYYTYYGIEQIFNQYKWLENDLKKANLPENRAKHPWIIVYGHRPMYCSNSDDGQHCINLNNTCRVGYKEGGWKSPEDLFYNYGVDVMLSAHEHSYERCFPVYNLTVCNGTGSNPYNNPDAPVHIITGSAGCSEGTDPFEPKPWPWSAFHSDDYGYNRFQVFNSTHLYIEYVSDIKDGAVIDKMWLIKDKHGPYLYNCHKKQRPYPIPPEMMDKELILKYTKRRRFHHRDTGNQKFDDIADLLEFKNIN